Part of the Natronobacterium gregoryi SP2 genome, GGCGCGACAGACCTGTTTTGCTTCGGTCGTTTCGACCATAGCAGCCCTACCAGCAACGGCACAAATTAGGTTCGGCGTCTACTGTGAACGGCGGGATTCTCTCCTTGAAGAAAGATAGCCGAACCGGACGGCGGCAGCGTCGTGCCAGTGGGCTGGGTCGGGTGCCGGGTCGACCGCGACGGTACAGGTGGCACACAGGCCCTAGCCACCGCAATTGAGTTGCGACGAGACGGTTCCGTAGGTCGAAAACCCTCGGTTGCGGAGGGCGTCCCGAAGTATCGTTCCGCGTTCGACTGTGATCGTCGATCGGTCGTCGCCGTCGATCACGGTGAGTTCGACCGGTTCGCTTACGGTCACGGTTCCTCCGGATCGGCTTTCTCCTCCGTTCGGTCAGTGTGTTGCCCCCAGTATCCGGGGTACTTCTCGACGACGAGGTCGTCTTCGACGCGGAGCTGACAGGCAAGTCGGAGCCCGGATGCCGTATCGTGTGGCGGAATCGACAGGCGAAGGCGTTCCCGGGAACCGGGCGCTCCCACCTCGCCGGACACTGCAACGGCGCAGGTACCACACGATCCCAGCCCACGACAATTGAGGGTGTCGGCACGGCCGTTGTGCGGTGACTCGTCCGCACGGAGAAGGACGTTCCGAAGCACTGCGTCCGTTTCGCACTCGAGTTCCCGATCGTGAATGGTAACAGTAGGCACGATCGGTTTCCGGGCGCGAGAGACAAAACCGCACTGCCATACCAAGTGATGGGGACGCTCTGTGGGAGAGCGTCGGGCGAGTAGGGAGACCACCGAACAGTTGAGGATGGTGGGACACGAATGCTCTGGTACTCGTGTCGAACACCGACCGGACACACGACCTCGTTCTCTGGGGCGCAACCGGCGTCGCCGGCCGTCTCGTCGCCGAACACCTCACCGAACAGTACACGCCGGACGAGCTCTCGCTCGCGCTCGGCGGCCGTGACGAGACGCGGCTTTGCGAACTGGAAGCCACACTCGTAGAGCAGTGTTCCGACTGGCAGGAGCTTCCGATCGTCGTCGGCGACGCGACGGATCGGGAGAGCCTGGACGCCATCGCCGAAAAGACCCGTGTCGTCTGTACGACCGTCGGCCCGTACACGAAGTATGGCACGCCGCTCGTCGAAGCGTGTATTTCGGCAGGAACCGACTACTGCGACCTCACCGGCGAAGTAAACTGGGTCCGGGAGATGATCGACCGGTACCACGAGGACGCGGTCGATGCGGGCTCACGCATCGTCCACAGTTGCGGCTTCGACTCGATCCCCGCCGATCTCGGTACGAAGCTCGTACAGTCGTTCGCCATTGACGAGTTCGAGACGCCCTGTGATCTGGTTCGGATCTACCTCGAGGACGGTCGCGGCGGGGTAAGCGGCGGAACGGCCTCGAGCGTCGTCGAACTGTTCCGGGCTGCGTCCACCGATCCGGTCGCCCGGCAGACGCTTCGGAACCCGTATTCGCTGGCACCGCCGGGCGAGCGCGACGGCGTCGATCCCGGCGCGCAGTCGTTCCCGAGAAAAGACCCGCTTCGAGGCGAGTGGACGGCTCCGTCGCCGATGGCGGTCATGAACGAGCGAGTGATTCGACGGAGCAACGCCTTGCTCGAGTACCCGTGGGGTCGTGAGTTCGAGTGTACGGAGGTCGTTCCTGTCGGCTCGGGTCCCGTCGGTCTGGTGGGGGCAAGCGCCGTCACGGCCGGCCTCGGGGCAGCGACTGCAGCACTGGCGTTTGGCCCGACACGGGAAGCCCTCCGGCGCTTCGCGTTCCCCGATCCGGGCGAGGGACCGACGAGAGAGGAGATCGAGAGCGGATACTTTACGCTTCGCGTGCTCGGTCGCGGAACCGCAACCGACGGCCCGTTCGTCGTCGAGAGTCGAGTCAGCGCTGATCGTGATCCTGGATACGGCGCGACCGCGAAGATGCTCGGTGAGGCCGCGATGTGTCTCGTCCGCGAGGAGGTCGACTCGCCGCTCGAGGGCGGCATCCTCACTCCGGCGGCAGCTATCGGCGATCCGCTTGCTGACGGGCTTCGTCGGGCGGGACTGGCCGTCGAAGTGGGCGAGTGGGACTCCGATCAGACGTAGTGGTCGTGACTGCTGGCTCCGAGATCGACGGCGGGGTCCTGTCCTCGAGCAGTGACCGCCGTGCTCTGCTGGGCGCGGCTTCCCGTCCTGCAGGGAGCTCATTTACCGCTCTCCGACAGGATCTGTTCTCTCGTGTGAACTGTCTCTCTCGCAACCGAACGGATGTTTCGAGGGTGTGTCGTCGAAAATATTCGATTTTCGTGCTGGCGTGAGAGTACGTCTCCGACGGGGCAACGCCCTCGTTTCGTGTCGGCGAGGCCGAGAATCACTCACTCACTCGTCGCGTACACCTGCTGCTCGAGATAGACGTCGATCTCCTCGCGGACGTCTGCGAGCCACTCGGTGCCGTCCGCCGAAACCCGCCGAAAGAGCGCGCCGGTCTGTAGCGTCGTCAGCGTCGAGGCGACAGCCTCGGGGTCACACTCCTGAAACACGCTCTGTTCGATTCCCTCTCGAACGATCGTCGTTAGTTGTCGGTCGAACGCACGGTCGCTTCGCGTGAAGTGGTCGCGGTACGCCGGGTCGTAGTTCGCCCGTGCCCGCAACTCCAGTGTCGTCGCGAAGAACTGCTGATGTTCGTCGTCGAATTCGCACGCGAACATCCAGTCGACGGCCGCCTCGAGTCGTGCGCGCGGATCTTCGATTTCGCTGTCGTCCATCGTCGACTCGAACTCCGCTAGCATGAACTCGAGACAGGCGAGAACGAGGTCGTCTTTCCCGTCGTAGTGGTGGTAGATAAGCGACTGGCTCTTCTCGAGTTCGTCGCCGATTCGCGTGATCGTCAGGTCGGCATAGCCGTGTTCGACGAGGGCACGATAGGTTGCTGCGAGGATTTCTTCGCGGGTTCCGGACGGATTCTCGAAGAGTTTCTTACCCACGACGAGCACCCCCAGATCGGTCGACGACGATCAACCACGAGGCGTCCATCGAGGCGATACTTTACACAGCGTCCTTATAAACGCCCTGATTGAACGTTCAATCAAAACGATTATGTTCGTTCTTCCGTTCTATCGAGTGATGAGTACGTACGCCCCACGCTCTTTCTCTCGGCGATCCGATCGGCCAGTTCGTGGCCCGAGACGTCGAAATGCACGGACAGACGATCGACCGTCGTCGACGCGGTCGCGGGGGCGGCGATGAACCAGAACCAGAACCAGAATCAGGATCGAACCCGGAACCGAACCCGACTGCTCGCTCTCGTCGTCCTCTCGCTTGCTCTCGTCGGGGCAGCGACAGCTCCGGCACTCGTCAGCGCCGTCGAGCGAGGGAGTCCGAACCTGGACGTCTATCTCGAGGACGACGAGGTCGAGACCGGGACCGAAGAGACACTCGAGTTACAGATTCAGAACGACGCGGAGGTAGTCGTCGGGGCAGGAGAACGCTCTACGATTGCCCGTGGCGTAAGCGTCGAAATAGAGGATGCCGGCCCGTTCGAAGCGAAGTCCGGCGAGACCGCGCTCGGCCAGATACAGGACGGACAGGTCGTCGACGCGCCACAGCGCATCGCCGTTCCCGATTCGGTCGAGCCGGGCGAGTACGACGTAAGCGTGCGGGTTCGGTATGCGTATATAAGTCCAATCTTCGAAGGATCGTCGAGTACGGAGCGACAGACGATGAGCGACCGGCTCGACGTGACCGTCGTCGTTCCCGACGAGCCACGATTCGACGTGACCGACGTCTCGACGGCGGTCGAACCCGGTGCGAGCGGTGAGGCAGTACTCGAGATCGAGAACACCGGCCCAGTACCGTCTAACTACACCAAAACTGCAGTTTCCGGTGGAAACGGTATCACGGTCGACGGCGGGACGCCCGACGCGCCGACCGAAGAGGTACTCGGCGACCTCGAGCCAAACGAGTCGACGACGATGACTGTCGACGTCGGGATCGACGACGGCGTCAGCGCCGGCGACCGGCCGCTCGAGGTCGACTTCTTCTACCACGACGACGACGGCATCGAGCGCCAGGCAAACAGCGTGGCCACGTCGCTGGCGACGATCGACCAGTCGTTCTCGATCGACGGCCTCGAGAGTACCCTCGCAGTCGGCTACGACGGCGTCGTAACTGGAGCGGTTACGAACGACGGTCCGCGTACGATCGACGACGCCGTTCTGACGGTTGCGCCACAGAGCGACTCGCTTTTCGTCGAGGACACGCGGTACGCGCTGCCCGAACTGAAGTCAGGCGAGAGCGCCGAGTTCCGATATCCGACTGACGTCAGCGGCCAGGCCGACGCCGGACCACGACAACTCCAGTTCACCGTCGAGTACTCCGGCGGCGATCGTACGACGCTAGAGGACGGCCCGATGTCAGAGCGGGTCGTCGTCGACGACGACCACGAGGAGTTTGCCATCGAAACCGGCGAGGCGGACGTCCGGCAGGGCGAGACCAGCGAGGTCGTTCTCGAGGTCACGAACGATCGCCCGGAGACGTTCTCGAATATCGACGCCAAGCTCTACACCGATAGTCCGCTCGAGGCACCGAACAGTGATGCCTTCGTGAGCGAACTCGGGCCAAACGAGTCGGCCGAGCTTCGCTTCGAGATCACGGCCGCACCCGACGCGGCGGTCGAGGTTCACCCGGTCGAGCTCGATTTCGAGTACGACACCGAGCGCGGCGAGACTGCCGTCTCCGATGTCTACCAGCATCCGATCGACGTCGGTGCCGGCGAAGACGACGACAGCAACGTCGGCTCGATCGTCACGGTGATGGCCTTCCTGACAGTCGCCGGTCTCGGAGCCGGCCTCTGGTGGCGACGAGCGTAACCGATGCGCGATTCCGACGGTTCCAGCGACCGACGACAGCCGACCGACAGCGACGAGCCCTCGAAGAGACGGTCGATATTCGGGGTCGTCGCCTCGTGGGTCGACTCCGAGGAGCAGTCTGACGACGATCCCACCAGGACGCCATCGCCGTCCTCGAGCAGCGGTGAGACGCGATCTCGGGAGGACACGGACCCGTTCACGCGTCGGATCAACCCGCTGATCACGGACCGACCCTGGACTATCGTCCTCGTTTTCTTGCTCGTGACCGGCGTCTTCTTCGTCGGTGCGGTAGCGGGCGGAGGAGAACAGGAAGCCGGCACCGACCAGTTCACCGAGGACTCGGAGGCCCAGGAAGCGTTCGACGACATGCAGGATGACTTCGAACAGTCGGGCCACGACAGCGGTGGTACCAGTGCCCAACTGTTCGTCACCGACCGGAACGGCGGAAACGTCCTCTCGAAACCGAACCTGTTACGCATGCTCGAGTTCCAGGACCGTGTCGAGACCGAAGACGGGCTTCGGGTCACCTCGACGACGAGTCCGGCGTCGCTGGTCGCGACGCAACTGGCTCCGGCGGCGACGACCGCCGAAGAGCAACACCGCGAGATCGAACGCGCCTCGCCGCGCCAACTCGAGGCGGCCGTCGCGGCGGCCGACGAGACTGCGGGGATTCCGGTCAGTACCGACTTCACACGTGAGTCGGCGTCGGCAGACGTCGCACAGGTCGCGGTGACCTACGACACGCCCCCGAAGTCGGATACGAGCGATCACGCCCACCTCCAGTTTCGGACACAGGAGATCGCCGACGGGATCAACGGGTTCGAGACTGGCGACAACGTCGTCATCTGGGGTGACGCCCTCCTCGACGAGGAGGTCGTCCAACTGCTCGGTGATACGTCGGTCGTCGTCTTCCCGGCAGCGTTGGTTCTGATCCTGTTTTTCTTGCTGGTCGCCTACCGCGATCCGGTCGACCTCGCACTCGGGCTGGCGGCACTCGTGATGACGATGATCTGGACGTTCGGATTCATGGGGATAGCGAACATCCCGTTCTCGGATCAGCTCATCACGGTCTTTCCGCTGTTGCTCGCGGTCGGGATCGACTTCGGCATCCACATCATCAACCGCTACCGCGAGGAACGAACAGCGGGGAAAGCGATCGAGGACGCGATGGGGATCACGACCGGGCAGTTGACGACGGCGCTACTGATCGTCACCCTGACGACCGTCTTCAGCTTCATGGCGAATCTGGTCAGCGACATCACGCGAGAGTTCGGCATCGTCGCGGCCGCCGGTATCGTCTTTACGTTTCTCATCTTCAGCGTCTTTCTCCCGGCCGGGAAGGTCGGTTTCGACCGACTGCGCGAGGGAACGCGGTTCCCGGAGTTCGGCAGTAGCCCGCTTGGCCAGGAGAACTCGATCATGGGGCGGGTGCTTCCGATCGGCGTCCGCATCGCCCGCACGATCCCCGTGATCTTTCTCGTCGTGATGCTTGTCGTCGGTGCGGGCGCGGCGGCGTACGGTTCCGGCGTCGACACCGAGTTCGACCAGGAGGCCTTCTTTCCCGACGAGGACCGACTCGAGCAGTACGAGTCGCTCCCAGGCCCGCTTCAGCCAAGCGAGTACACGTTTATGTCGGTTCTCGATCACCTCGAAGAAGACTTCGATCAGAGCCTCGATGGAACGGTGACGATATACATCGAGGACAACGACCTCAGATCCGACGGTGCACTCGGAGAGATCGACCGGGCCGTCCACGACCCGCCCGACGCGTTCGCGACCAACGGGCGGGAGGCCGACGCAGACACGATCTTGGACGTCATCGACTCCCAGGCCGCAACCGACCCCGAGTTCGCGGCGGTCGTCCAGCGGTACGACACCACTGGCGACGAGATCCCCAACCGGAACGTCGACGCTGTCTACGACGAACTGTTCGCCTCCGACGCGAGCGACGACGCTGCCAGTCGACTGACGACCGACCGTGGTGCGACCCGGATCGACGCCCAGATCGACGTCGACGCCAGCCAGGAAGAAGCCGTCGCCGCTGGCAAAACCGTTGCCGAGGAGATGCGACTCGACGCGACCGCGACCGGTCAGCTGGTCATCTTCGAGGCCGTCATCGACCGCACCCTCGAATCCTCGGTCAACAGCCTCGTCGTCGCGTTCCTGCTGACGATGATCTTTCTCGTCCTTTCTTACTGGTCGCTCGAGGGGCGGGCGATATACGGCGTGTTGAACCTCGTTCCAGTCTTGCTCGCTGTCGCATTGTTGGTTGGCTCGATGCGGTACTTCGACGTGCCGTTGACGCCGATCAACGCACCGATACTCTCGGTTTCGATCGGTCTTGGGGTGGACTACACCGTCCACTTCATGCATCGGTTCGTCGACGAGTACGAGAACGGCAGCGACGTCCACGAGTCGCTGTCCGTGACCGTCCGTGGGACAGGCGGCGCGCTGACTGGAAGCATGCTGACGACGGTCACTGGGCTCGGCGTGCTCTACGTCGCGTTGATCCCGCTTATCATGGAGTTTGGACTCCTGCTCGCACTCGGCGTCTTCTACGCCTGGCTCACGTCGATCGTCGTCCTCCCGTCGGTGATCGTCGTCTGGGATCGCTTCGAGTGAAGATTGTCGATCGTTCGCACCCCGTGATTCTTTCTTTTCTTTCACACCATACCAGAACGGTTATAGGGTGCCGTCCCCGGATACCGGCACGTGAAACTATATCGACGATCGATGCTACGGCTCACTGGAGCGACTGCCGTCGCGGCGGTCGGAACGGCCGGCTGCCTGGGTACCGTCGGCCTGACGGACGACGGCGCGCCGTCTTACAGCCCGTGGCTCGGCCACACCGGCGACCAGGGGCTGTTCTACGCGTCCGTCGACTGGGCGGCATTCGAGCGCTTCGACGACCTCGCCGAAGAGTTCGAGTCCGCGGCGGACGACCCCAGCGAGACCCCCGCCGACCGGGACGATCCGATGCTCGCGCTCCCGACTGTCGGCGTCGTCGCGGTCGGATTCGGCGCATCGCTTACACTGCTGGGGACCGGTCTCGGCGACCTCGTCACGTTCGACGGCGAAAGAGAGTTCGAGACGGCCGTCGACGAGATCACCATCGTCAACGACGTCCTCGTACTGGCCGGAGACATCGACCGCGACGAAATCGACGAGGTACTGACTGCAGCGTCTGCGGACGACCCTGACACGAATACGGCCTACGAGCAAACCACGGAGATAGCCGGGTTCGACGTCTACGAACCCCTCGAGGAGGACGGACTCGACTTTTCGCTCACCGACGAGAAGACGGTCGCCGTCGGCGACGACGCGGTCCTCCTCGCACCCAACTCGGAAGGCGACGGGATCGACCGACTTCGAGGGCCGATCGAGGCCTACGCCGACGACGGGCAACCGTACGCCGACACGAACGACGACCTCGAGTGGCTCCTGTCGACGGCCGGAAGCGGCCACGTCGCGATCGGTAGCTACGGGATCACAGACCGTGAATCCGAGTCCGATCGCGACCTCGAACACGACGTCGACGAGACAGGGACGCCCCTCGACGACGCTGCCGGCGTCGTCGCCTCGCTGACGATCGAGGGCGAATCACAGGCCAGCGTCGAACTCGCAGCGACCTTCGACGAACTGGACACTGACGCCGAAGCGACTCTCGAGTCACGCCTCGGCTCGAGCGCCGCGGAGATCGAGTACGAGGTCGACGACGACCGACTCACCGCGTCGGGGACCTGGGACGAAGACGTGACAGAGACGTAGCAACCCATCTCATGCCTCCCGAGAACGCATCTGAGTCGGCTACTCGCTTCGGATCTCGAGTGCCCCTGCCATGTCGCTGCCGTGCGTCTCACAGAGGTAAGCAGCCATCTTCTCGGTCGCCTCGACGGTGACCGTCTGTTCGTCGCCTTCCTCGTCGACGAACGGCGAGGAACTGAGCCGAGAGCCGTCGGCGTCCCAGAACGCGAGGTTGTGAACGTCGCCGTCGACGTTCGTCCAGCGGAACTCGTACTCCCGGTCCTCGTAGAGCGCCAGGTCTGGGTTCTCGAGTCCGTCGACGACGGCCGGCCGACGACCCGTCCAGCCGTCGTCGGTGTCGGCCTCGAGTTCGATCAGATCGACGTCTTCCCACTCGCCG contains:
- a CDS encoding 2Fe-2S iron-sulfur cluster-binding protein, whose product is MPTVTIHDRELECETDAVLRNVLLRADESPHNGRADTLNCRGLGSCGTCAVAVSGEVGAPGSRERLRLSIPPHDTASGLRLACQLRVEDDLVVEKYPGYWGQHTDRTEEKADPEEP
- a CDS encoding saccharopine dehydrogenase family protein — translated: MSNTDRTHDLVLWGATGVAGRLVAEHLTEQYTPDELSLALGGRDETRLCELEATLVEQCSDWQELPIVVGDATDRESLDAIAEKTRVVCTTVGPYTKYGTPLVEACISAGTDYCDLTGEVNWVREMIDRYHEDAVDAGSRIVHSCGFDSIPADLGTKLVQSFAIDEFETPCDLVRIYLEDGRGGVSGGTASSVVELFRAASTDPVARQTLRNPYSLAPPGERDGVDPGAQSFPRKDPLRGEWTAPSPMAVMNERVIRRSNALLEYPWGREFECTEVVPVGSGPVGLVGASAVTAGLGAATAALAFGPTREALRRFAFPDPGEGPTREEIESGYFTLRVLGRGTATDGPFVVESRVSADRDPGYGATAKMLGEAAMCLVREEVDSPLEGGILTPAAAIGDPLADGLRRAGLAVEVGEWDSDQT
- a CDS encoding TetR/AcrR family transcriptional regulator, with translation MLVVGKKLFENPSGTREEILAATYRALVEHGYADLTITRIGDELEKSQSLIYHHYDGKDDLVLACLEFMLAEFESTMDDSEIEDPRARLEAAVDWMFACEFDDEHQQFFATTLELRARANYDPAYRDHFTRSDRAFDRQLTTIVREGIEQSVFQECDPEAVASTLTTLQTGALFRRVSADGTEWLADVREEIDVYLEQQVYATSE
- a CDS encoding COG1361 S-layer family protein, which encodes MNQNQNQNQDRTRNRTRLLALVVLSLALVGAATAPALVSAVERGSPNLDVYLEDDEVETGTEETLELQIQNDAEVVVGAGERSTIARGVSVEIEDAGPFEAKSGETALGQIQDGQVVDAPQRIAVPDSVEPGEYDVSVRVRYAYISPIFEGSSSTERQTMSDRLDVTVVVPDEPRFDVTDVSTAVEPGASGEAVLEIENTGPVPSNYTKTAVSGGNGITVDGGTPDAPTEEVLGDLEPNESTTMTVDVGIDDGVSAGDRPLEVDFFYHDDDGIERQANSVATSLATIDQSFSIDGLESTLAVGYDGVVTGAVTNDGPRTIDDAVLTVAPQSDSLFVEDTRYALPELKSGESAEFRYPTDVSGQADAGPRQLQFTVEYSGGDRTTLEDGPMSERVVVDDDHEEFAIETGEADVRQGETSEVVLEVTNDRPETFSNIDAKLYTDSPLEAPNSDAFVSELGPNESAELRFEITAAPDAAVEVHPVELDFEYDTERGETAVSDVYQHPIDVGAGEDDDSNVGSIVTVMAFLTVAGLGAGLWWRRA
- a CDS encoding efflux RND transporter permease subunit; the protein is MRDSDGSSDRRQPTDSDEPSKRRSIFGVVASWVDSEEQSDDDPTRTPSPSSSSGETRSREDTDPFTRRINPLITDRPWTIVLVFLLVTGVFFVGAVAGGGEQEAGTDQFTEDSEAQEAFDDMQDDFEQSGHDSGGTSAQLFVTDRNGGNVLSKPNLLRMLEFQDRVETEDGLRVTSTTSPASLVATQLAPAATTAEEQHREIERASPRQLEAAVAAADETAGIPVSTDFTRESASADVAQVAVTYDTPPKSDTSDHAHLQFRTQEIADGINGFETGDNVVIWGDALLDEEVVQLLGDTSVVVFPAALVLILFFLLVAYRDPVDLALGLAALVMTMIWTFGFMGIANIPFSDQLITVFPLLLAVGIDFGIHIINRYREERTAGKAIEDAMGITTGQLTTALLIVTLTTVFSFMANLVSDITREFGIVAAAGIVFTFLIFSVFLPAGKVGFDRLREGTRFPEFGSSPLGQENSIMGRVLPIGVRIARTIPVIFLVVMLVVGAGAAAYGSGVDTEFDQEAFFPDEDRLEQYESLPGPLQPSEYTFMSVLDHLEEDFDQSLDGTVTIYIEDNDLRSDGALGEIDRAVHDPPDAFATNGREADADTILDVIDSQAATDPEFAAVVQRYDTTGDEIPNRNVDAVYDELFASDASDDAASRLTTDRGATRIDAQIDVDASQEEAVAAGKTVAEEMRLDATATGQLVIFEAVIDRTLESSVNSLVVAFLLTMIFLVLSYWSLEGRAIYGVLNLVPVLLAVALLVGSMRYFDVPLTPINAPILSVSIGLGVDYTVHFMHRFVDEYENGSDVHESLSVTVRGTGGALTGSMLTTVTGLGVLYVALIPLIMEFGLLLALGVFYAWLTSIVVLPSVIVVWDRFE
- a CDS encoding cupredoxin domain-containing protein, giving the protein MTRYAADQYSRRAVLELSATGSTVTLGLLAGCTDGTGEGEDVDEEGREERAEPAEDLEAVAEDLDDPELEADGEWEDVDLIELEADTDDGWTGRRPAVVDGLENPDLALYEDREYEFRWTNVDGDVHNLAFWDADGSRLSSSPFVDEEGDEQTVTVEATEKMAAYLCETHGSDMAGALEIRSE